One part of the Hydrogenobacter sp. T-2 genome encodes these proteins:
- a CDS encoding M48 metallopeptidase family protein: MKNKLASCSSKGTIFFDPCVLEMGREELNKVIVYELLHLRYKNHSKLFKLFLKTCLEEGL; the protein is encoded by the coding sequence ATGAAAAACAAGCTGGCAAGTTGTTCAAGCAAAGGCACAATATTCTTTGACCCTTGTGTGCTTGAAATGGGTAGAGAAGAATTAAACAAGGTGATAGTTTATGAACTTTTACATCTTAGATATAAGAACCACAGCAAGTTGTTTAAACTGTTTTTAAAGACATGTCTTGAGGAGGGTTTATAA
- a CDS encoding energy transducer TonB: MNQRLKAYGVSFILHALFLTGFVWLSQTNLYKNTKPLEIDLSLLEFRKEESIQELKTAQPKTQTTSRVEAFKTPKATQNMSTPQEIPQKATSRLEATELQDEKTTPIEENTEKTKTAKEQISTSTVAQGEKSQRVASEPAGTRGSKEAVAQTSTNQEGTGRASKAIETSHTSSEEEQRQLYLKEKLSVISQIIQKNISYPPIARRMGWEGRVVLSIRLYTDGTVKEIKVLESSGYEVLDRNAVDTVRRVAGLFPKPPVEVVVRVPVNYKLE, encoded by the coding sequence ATGAACCAGAGGTTGAAGGCTTACGGAGTTTCCTTTATACTGCACGCCCTTTTTCTAACAGGCTTTGTATGGCTTTCGCAGACAAATTTATACAAAAACACAAAGCCTTTGGAAATAGACCTGAGCCTTTTAGAGTTTAGAAAGGAGGAAAGTATACAAGAGCTAAAGACCGCTCAGCCAAAGACGCAGACTACGAGCAGGGTGGAAGCCTTTAAAACTCCAAAGGCAACACAGAATATGTCTACACCGCAGGAGATTCCGCAAAAGGCTACCAGTAGACTAGAAGCCACCGAGCTACAGGACGAAAAGACTACGCCAATAGAGGAAAATACAGAAAAGACTAAAACCGCTAAGGAACAAATCTCCACATCCACAGTAGCACAAGGTGAAAAGTCTCAAAGGGTAGCTTCTGAGCCAGCAGGCACGAGAGGGTCTAAGGAAGCAGTAGCTCAAACCAGCACAAACCAAGAGGGAACTGGAAGAGCCTCCAAGGCTATAGAAACTTCTCACACTTCCTCAGAAGAAGAACAGAGACAGCTATACCTCAAGGAAAAGCTATCTGTTATATCTCAGATTATTCAAAAAAACATAAGCTATCCGCCTATAGCGAGAAGGATGGGATGGGAAGGTAGAGTAGTGCTTTCCATAAGGCTTTACACCGATGGAACTGTTAAGGAGATAAAAGTTCTTGAAAGCTCAGGCTATGAGGTGCTTGATAGGAACGCGGTAGATACGGTAAGAAGAGTAGCTGGGCTATTTCCAAAGCCTCCTGTGGAGGTGGTGGTAAGGGTGCCAGTGAACTACAAACTTGAGTAA
- a CDS encoding ExbD/TolR family protein: MEEKEFSSMNVIPLVDIMLVLLTIVLITATFVVQGSIPVNLPKASQKQEEAIRSFEIVLTKEGRFFFEGREVSLRELEEILKNLDPSARISIAGDKDANLQSLVSLLELLKKYQFERVSIRTEVR, translated from the coding sequence ATGGAAGAGAAAGAGTTTAGCTCCATGAACGTGATACCTCTTGTGGACATTATGCTGGTGCTCCTTACCATTGTGCTTATCACCGCCACCTTTGTGGTGCAGGGCTCTATACCTGTAAACCTCCCAAAGGCAAGCCAAAAACAGGAAGAGGCTATAAGGAGCTTTGAGATAGTCTTAACAAAGGAGGGTAGGTTCTTCTTTGAGGGCAGAGAAGTAAGCCTCCGAGAGCTTGAGGAGATACTCAAAAACTTAGACCCCTCCGCACGCATAAGCATAGCAGGAGACAAGGATGCAAACTTGCAGAGCCTTGTAAGTCTTCTGGAGCTTTTGAAGAAATACCAGTTTGAGAGGGTTTCCATCAGAACGGAGGTAAGATGA
- the exbB gene encoding TonB-system energizer ExbB produces MDWLRLSVDYGVIGLLLLLSFIAFGIGIERLMFYRNLKLENFKSKQELEMELTKGLFIIASTASNAPYVGLLGTVLGIMLTFYTIGQEGFVDTQKVMVGLALALKATAVGLLVAIPSSVLYNYLLRKVREKLTLWEVQNGRERV; encoded by the coding sequence ATGGACTGGCTTAGGCTCTCAGTTGACTATGGCGTAATAGGTCTTTTGCTCCTTCTTAGCTTTATAGCCTTTGGCATAGGCATAGAAAGGCTTATGTTTTACAGAAACCTCAAACTTGAAAACTTCAAAAGCAAGCAGGAGCTTGAGATGGAGCTTACAAAGGGGCTTTTCATCATAGCTTCTACCGCTTCCAACGCTCCCTATGTGGGTCTTCTTGGAACAGTGCTTGGCATAATGCTAACCTTTTACACCATAGGTCAAGAGGGCTTTGTGGATACTCAAAAGGTTATGGTGGGTCTGGCTTTAGCTTTGAAGGCTACCGCTGTGGGTCTTTTGGTAGCTATTCCTTCTTCCGTGCTATATAACTACCTTTTGAGGAAGGTGCGTGAAAAATTAACCCTTTGGGAGGTGCAAAATGGAAGAGAAAGAGTTTAG
- a CDS encoding 4Fe-4S binding protein — protein MEVSKVHFIPQRSKRDIFGIPVLSFLFKNRYMLFFYRAFTLFLLIYAIIYGFANPTKENLFTTAVFWSIFWPFFMVITLPTLGNVFCMICPHGFVGKYISKVGLKLRPPKWLANPYIGLIGLNIIAYWFILYTFPQVLRHPFITALFFFFFTMLSILFFFLFRGMAYCKYICPIGSVNTSFARVGTLWLSTYQEECKTCKKPDCALACPYELNPSKFDQRNSMANCTLCMECAHACDAVKLEVRNFGNSLYKDIKMPKEWEVWVYILLVGVITITMRFHHGLSRSAIGEHMPWNVVGRYLQNLFGLPKFVDMSGLVAMLMGLSIALLLSLGSFWLISRLYKIDYNRVFLTVGYAFAPLMIVGGLSHVLEFFFIEYYHNIVNGFSQAFGFGINVEPLAKRGEPWLMVFRVFPFIAGFWSLHILWQRVKFLGVNKRVLAYLLASSLPVFYLLLSAVQIWVMLNFPPAYHHHSH, from the coding sequence ATGGAGGTAAGCAAAGTTCACTTCATACCACAGAGAAGCAAAAGGGATATTTTTGGCATCCCAGTCCTTTCCTTCCTTTTCAAAAACCGCTATATGCTATTTTTTTACAGAGCCTTTACGCTGTTTTTGCTTATTTATGCCATAATATACGGTTTTGCAAACCCTACAAAGGAAAATCTATTCACAACTGCAGTATTTTGGAGCATATTCTGGCCCTTTTTTATGGTTATAACCTTACCCACTCTTGGGAATGTTTTCTGTATGATATGCCCACATGGCTTTGTTGGTAAATACATAAGCAAAGTTGGTCTAAAGTTGAGACCTCCAAAATGGCTTGCAAATCCCTACATAGGCTTAATAGGTTTAAATATCATAGCTTACTGGTTTATCTTATATACCTTCCCACAAGTTTTAAGGCATCCTTTTATAACCGCACTTTTCTTTTTCTTTTTTACTATGCTCTCAATCCTTTTCTTTTTCCTTTTTAGAGGTATGGCTTACTGCAAATACATATGCCCAATAGGTTCAGTAAACACATCCTTTGCAAGGGTTGGCACTTTATGGCTCTCTACATATCAAGAGGAGTGTAAAACCTGTAAAAAGCCAGACTGTGCCCTTGCGTGCCCTTATGAGCTAAACCCTTCTAAGTTTGACCAAAGAAACTCTATGGCAAACTGCACGCTTTGTATGGAGTGTGCCCATGCCTGTGATGCGGTAAAACTTGAAGTAAGAAACTTTGGAAACTCACTCTACAAAGATATAAAAATGCCAAAGGAATGGGAAGTATGGGTTTATATCCTCCTTGTGGGTGTTATAACTATTACCATGCGTTTCCATCACGGACTTTCAAGAAGTGCTATAGGAGAACATATGCCCTGGAACGTGGTTGGTAGATACCTTCAGAACCTTTTTGGACTTCCAAAGTTTGTAGATATGAGTGGCCTTGTAGCTATGCTTATGGGATTATCTATAGCCCTTTTGCTCTCTTTGGGTAGCTTTTGGCTCATATCAAGGCTTTACAAAATCGACTACAATAGAGTTTTCCTTACAGTGGGCTATGCCTTTGCACCTCTTATGATAGTCGGCGGGCTCTCTCATGTTCTTGAATTTTTCTTTATTGAATACTACCACAACATAGTTAATGGCTTTTCTCAGGCTTTTGGTTTTGGTATAAATGTTGAACCTTTAGCAAAGAGAGGAGAGCCTTGGTTAATGGTCTTTAGAGTATTTCCTTTCATAGCTGGCTTTTGGAGCTTACACATACTCTGGCAAAGGGTTAAGTTTCTCGGAGTTAACAAACGGGTCTTAGCCTACCTATTAGCATCTTCTTTGCCTGTTTTCTATCTGCTACTTTCTGCGGTGCAGATATGGGTGATGTTAAATTTCCCACCAGCTTATCATCACCATTCACATTAA